Below is a window of Lacibacter sp. H407 DNA.
CACCAACGCACGGGCAATGGCCACACGTTGAATTTGTCCACCACTTAATTCATTTGGTTTGTGATGCGATCGATCAGCGAGATTTACTTTCTCTAACATTTCCAATGCACGTTCTGTACGTTCTTTTTTGGGTACCCCTGCATAGATCAATGGCAACGCCACATTTTCCAATGCAGATAAGCGTGGCAGGAGGTTGAATTGTTGAAACACAAACCCGATCTCCTGGTTTCTGATCTCGGCCAGTTCATTATCGTTCATTTGGCTCACATCATTTCCATTCAATACATATTTACCATCGCTCAATGTATCTAAACATCCGAGGATATTCATCAAGGTACTTTTACCGGAACCCGATGG
It encodes the following:
- a CDS encoding ABC transporter ATP-binding protein; its protein translation is MQSVIHLEQLRKSYYLGKQELPVLKGIDLDIQKNEFVALMGPSGSGKSTLMNILGCLDTLSDGKYVLNGNDVSQMNDNELAEIRNQEIGFVFQQFNLLPRLSALENVALPLIYAGVPKKERTERALEMLEKVNLADRSHHKPNELSGGQIQRVAIARALVNNPSIILADEPTGNLDSKTSVEIMGLITDIHKLGNTVVLVTHEEDIAHYAKRVVRLRDGLVETDMLQEQLVAR